Sequence from the Cuculus canorus isolate bCucCan1 chromosome 24, bCucCan1.pri, whole genome shotgun sequence genome:
gaaatattgCAAATCATGGAAATCAGTCCCTGCAAGTATCTCTTCCCTTCTGCACTGCTAATCTTCGTGCAGGCTGCTTCTCAAAGATGTATCCTAACTTTGAAGTAGTCTGTCCTTGTAACACCTCTCAGGGAGGTGTTACAAAGTCACATCCAGGGTTATCTTGACTTATTCTCAGTCCCTGGGTAGAAATATCCACTGGAAGAGCGTGGCCATGGCAATGTGGTTTGGCCATTACAGAATGCCTCAAGCACCCACTTACTAATCCCGTGTCAGCGTCTCTGTCCTGCCTGCAGTCACTCAAATTAATGTGATATTAATTCTTCCATCAGAGATGCTGGTAACTGCATTTAATGAAAACCTGCTGTATAATGGAGTCTCGAAAAGTTCAAGGATGACTTAGAGCAGATGTTTTGGACATGGCTTTGGCCAACGCTTATTAGTCCTTAGTGTAACTTAGGTGTAACCAAGAAACCTCAGCTTCACAGGTAGATAATTCAGTGTAACTGCTGCCCTGGAAACCAAGATGTGAAGCACGCCCTTGTTTTACCAACATTTAACAAATGTCATCTTTAATTGGTGATACACTTTGCTGTCTTTAATGAGTGACTCTCTCCTTAACAATTGGAACTCGTGTAATGAAATCAGGAATGCTTATGTGATTGCTGTGAAATAGCAGGGCTCCAAATAAGCTGTCACGAGGAATAAAACAAGAGGAATTTGATGATAGAAGCTGCGAGAACGGATGAGGCTCTGTGAGCTCTGCTAATAGGGTCTGTCTCCACTGGGACAATGTGTCTGCATCCACCTGCGGGTAGCTTTAATAGGAAGGTATGTCTGTGCCTCTGTGAAAGGAATCGGTACCTTCTGATTGACATTAAGCAAATTACCTTTTCAATCTTTCCAGGGAATTTCTCCTCGGAGATAACAAACGCATTCACTTTCTTTCACTTTGAGAAATAGGAACCGGTCCTGTTGAACACAACAGTGCTTCAGCCTAATGGTCCGGCCACATCCTCAACATTCAAATTCTGTTGAAATCACCTGGTTAGAGACCATAAAGCAAGTACCAACCCTTGCACGGCATCCCCTCTTAGGGTTGCAAAGTGTAGAAGATTTGGGCTTTTTGCCTGAGCTACTACTTGTGTTTTACTGTTTAGTCAGGTTCTACCGTTCCCAAGATTTAAACCAAACCTCTCTACGGTACAATCAATGGATTTAAATGATATTTGTACTGAACATGTACTGAACAGCATGGGGTTAGGTGGGACATGAGGAGAAGGTTCTTgccccagagggtggtggagcagtggagcagctcccagggaagcagtcacggcaccgAGGCTGACAATactccagaagcatttggccaatgccctcagacacatggtgtgagttttggggttgtcttatgcagggacaggagttacACTTGATGATCAtcgtgggtcccttccaactcaggacactATGATTAATCCCAGTGGGAGCTCACCAGCTGCTCAGTTAGATTTTCTCTGAGTAGCCGCCCCGTTATGCTGATTGCGTGATAGCTAACATCGCAGAGTTCACCAGGATTGTTGATTTGGATTCCTCTCATGCAGTGTTAATGTCCTAGATGTGGATCTATGAGGACAGCAAAGGAGGGAGATCTCTTTTGTACACCAGAGATATTTTTCTGGATCAAGCCTGGAACAACAGGTTTGAATATCCCTTTTCCATCATCTCGGGGCACAGGAACACTGTGCTGGAATAAAAAAGTTCTCACAGAACAGGAGAGACAGCAAAGCGATAACAAACTGTCCGCAAACTTGTGATTTTCTCCTTAGTCACAGCTGAACAGAACATTTCAGAATCCAAGATTTATTATCGCTGGAGAGAGGGAGCTGTCTCATTTCACTGACATGGGAGGAAAGGTCTTAGTCACAAAGCGCTGTGGAGATCATTCCTAttgtttctgtggtttctgGGCAGGTATAAAAGAAGGCGAAAGGCACTCGGTGCAACTGGAGCATCGCAACGGGACTGGCAAGGAGAGGGACCTGTGCAGATCAGAACTTTGCCGTGATCTCTACAAGATCATCGGTAAGTAGGTAATGGCCCTTTTGTAACTGGGAAGTGCTTTTTAGTTAGTACATCATTTACTGCTCGTCAGGATAGGGAAGTATAGCTTAGCCATTATGCCTGAGCAGGACTTCTACTTTAGCATAACATAAAATACCACACGGCATGTACATATCCATATATTTTTGTGTATAGATCTATatttaattcagaaatattctAATTGAAACTAATAcctatttgttctttcttgtcTAGTTTAACTTGAGCATATTGTCCAAGGAAATGACTCACAAATTAGTGGAGTAGGCTTATTAAGAAGAAGCCTAATTTTTACAACCAAAGATATAATTTGCCTTTCTATCCAGTCAGTAACAATTCAATATTCAAGATAACATATAGAAAAGTCATCTGAGGAGATGCTGAGCTTTTTATTAACCCAAACTGCTTCTGcacaaaataagtatttcttcaAGGAATGAGTTACAGGTGAACGCATCTTTAATGTTCTTATGGAACAACTTCAATGCTGCAACAGCTGTTTTTGTTGTCCGTTCAGGTTTTGATGTAACAATGAATACAGGATTTGCTAATTGATAACTAAAGGGAAAGGCTGGGCCAGTCCTAAAGGCAGGGTACAGCCAAGAGGGTCCAAACCTGGCAGAAATCCTGGGATAAACCTGGCACACAGGAACAGTGGAGCTGAAAGGATGGGTTAATAGAGGCACACTAGTGCCAGGAGCACATATAGAACTGAATGCACTTATAACTTGGATGAAAATAATCATGACACAATTCCCTTTTCCAGGTGTCCTTTCCCTAAGTCAGAAATCTActtcttccagaaaagaaataccGTGTCAGCCTAATAGCATCCTTGTGCGCTGGCAGGTTTGGCTGTCAGCACTTGCACTGCTCCTGCGAAAGGCTGTATTGTTAAAGGTCCGGATCCTGGGGCTGTACACACCTTTTAACTTGATCTGCATGCTCCAGTCTCAAACTCCTGCTGAGTTTTGTGACAGGTTTCTTAGGCAGCGATCCTGATCCTTTAACTGTTAAAGTTCAGCTGAGTTTTTATCAGGAAGGTCAGTCCTAAATGGAACAATCTCTTGTGCGTGTAAGTGCTCTGGAGTAAGAAGCAGTATGTTGAGAGGCAACAGGGGGAAAGGAGATTTAGGGCTTTTGGGAAGGAAATGTACTCTGAAATCCGTTCACCTTCCACTGGGGATGTTACACATCCACATGCTGGTGTTCTGGGAGGTCTGGAATGATATCCCACAGTACAGTGCTCCGCTTTGACCAGCGTCTAAAGGCTGAAATTCCTTCTGTCAGGTGAAAGAcggaacagagaaagaaaaattcctgaTCCTGCTGTCAGCTTGTTGTCCCGTGGAGCACAGAGAAAATGGTCCTGCCCCAGAGATCTCTGCAGATGGTTACATTTTTGGCAAtccttttttttgcctgttttgcaACTTGTCAAGACACTGAAAAGTAAGTAATATCACCCTTTTACTTAATGCTTTGATTTAGTGGGCTGCGTTCTCCACTGCTGTCATTTACTTCAGGGTATGGTGGAAGGAAAATTTTCCGTGCTTGATAGGACAACATTTTACATCGTCCTCCATGCAGTATAAAATCAGACCGGTTGCTTTTTTAGGTGCATAATCTGTACCACATTTCAGCTGATGCTCTTAAGCACAGCGCAGCAAACCATATCAGGAGCTTCAACGCAAGCCATGGAAATGGCATACACTAAAATTCCATATTTAGGTTCCCATTCAGATCCAAATTTGCAGTGGGAGTCTATAGCTGCAGTCAGCTGTTACCTAAAcactctgaaatgcagaaatatttgcatcCCAGAATTAGCCTGCTTTCCCCAGCCATATTTGGCTCAAAATTTTtggtatttctgaagaaaatacagatctgttttcatttcatggACACGATTGATTTCACTTGAATGACTGCTGATGCACAGctctggaaggaaagaaacaaccCCAACAATCCCAGCACACTAAGGTCATGAAAAAGGGGTTTTCAAGGTAACTGTATACCTGTTGGGAATGGCAGTGTTGCAGATTCCCATCCTCTGGGATGCCTCAGCGGCTGCCAGAGCCAACACATGGGAGTGCTCAGGCTGGCCAGGGGCACCACAGGGCTGCCTTCCACATCCCGGGAAGGGATTGCACGAATGCTTGACCTCAGAGAAACATCCCAGGCAGATGGATGCAAATCGGTTTACACAGGAACTTAGATCCAGCTGCGCTTGGTTCCTAACCTGCTCTTTCTTCCCATGGCAGCAGAAGGGCAGTGACGGAACATCAGCTCATGCACGACAAAGGGAGGGCGTTCCAAGGGCTGAAGCGCCTGATGTGGCTCCACAACGCTTTAGGCAGTGTGcacacagccagcagcagggatATTTCGCTCTCAGATGCCACGTGGGATTCGCAGAAGAGCCAAGATCCCTCAGATCTCCGCAGAGATGAGACTTCAAGCATGATGAAGCAGCTGATGGAACTGATAGAAAAAGAGCTCGGCTCCCCCTCGTTAAAGCAGCTGGATTTGCTGCGCTACGACAAGATCCCAAAGGGTCACTGGAACCCACAAGACCTTTTCGACCTCCTTCAAATCAAGGAGCTGGGCAGCAAGAGCAATCCCAGCACTCAGCCACAGAACTCTTCCCACTAGTCTCCATCCAGCTCCGTCCGTCCATTGCTTCAGACATGCCACGTTGTAAGGAACAGCTCTAGCACAAAGGTGAACTGCAAATCAAACCCGTGTCCTTTTGCTCCATTCATTGCTTGTAGCTGTTGAATAAAGCCCACAAAGACCCGGCGCTctccctgccaggcagcctgAGTACTGGGATTGTGAGGGTCGTTTTACACAGAGCAGAATTCTCCCTCCCCACAGCAGGGCCCTCCCTCTCTGTCACCAACACCTGAAGGTCCTGGTAGCTCTTGTAGCCCTTGCAGTAGTTGCAGTTGGTTTGTTCATCTGCACATCTCCTGCAGCCTCAAGGCACAACCTGAAGAGGCCGTTGCTTCCTCCTACAGATTCCCTTCCATTTTACACCCACCTGCGGttctgccctgctctgcagctgcaatgACTGTCCCTAcattttaggtttgtttttcctgcttctccGGCATATTCTAAGCCTCTCAGGTTTTCCAGAGGGGCAAAAGCTGGCAGTGATCCCCATCCTCCCAGCCAAAGCCCTCTACAGTTCTCCTTAttctgctgctgggagagaTGAGAATCAGCTCCCAGAGGCCCTGCTCGACCCTTTTGTTTCGAGACTTCCTACCTTCTCTTTATTCATGTGAATCTCTTTATTCATGTGAATCCAAGAGCTCCCACAGTGCATCAGGTTTTTACTGGCCTCATCCCACCAGCTCGGTCTCCTGAACGAGGCAGTGCAGGATTTTGCCGTTCCCTTTTCAGATCAAACCAATTGGCTTTGTCTGAGCAAACCACGCTCCAGTTTAATTGGAAAACGAGCCTTTCAGACATTAAATCTGTCACCTGCATTACAAATCTCAGTGTTTCCGTCATGTAGGGACCATAAACACTGGTTTAGATCCTGAAATTCCTCTATTGCCGCTATGCATGTGCCAAAGCCGTTTGCGTGATTAACCCCACAAACTCCTTGATGTTGTTGTTAATAAAAACCTTTCTCACTCTCTGCattatgtttgctttttcttttttctttcttttttctttcttttttggtaGGAATgtaaataaatcatagaatcaccaggttggaaaaagacctcttagattgagtccaaccgttcctatctgccactaaaccatgtccctgagcacctcgtccacctatcttttaaatccctgcagggatggagaatcaaccacctccctggacagcctctgccagggccttatgacccttcctgtgaaaaatgaagcaaaccCCTCTTTTGCCAAGATCTCCACACATGTGGGATAAGCAGGGAATCACATTTCCATCCCTCAGAGCTctctggtgaggctgcacctcaaatcctgaggtcagttttgggtccctcactgcaaggacattgaggtcctggagcgcatccagagatgggaacagagctgggaaggggctggagaacaagtggAGAGGCAGTGAGGgacctgaggttgtttagcctggaggaggctgaggggagacctcatcgctgtctacaactgcctgaaaggaggttgtggagaggtgggtgttggtctcttctcccaagtgacaggtgatagaacaaaggggaatggcctcaagatgcaccacgggagggtcagactggacattaggaaacatttctccatcaaaagggttctcaggccctggcgGAGGCGCCCAGGGAGGggttggagtccccatccctggaggggtttaacagatgggtggatgaggggCTCAGGGATCTGTGTTAGAAGTGGACAGGGATGCTTGGATTCcatgatctctaaggtcttttccagctgagcAGTTCTGTGATTCACTAACGgccatttctgaaatgaaacagagatcccatccccatcccccccctccccgccccccccccgcccccgccccggggACAATCCCCTGCACGAGGGGCGGGGCTAGGGGATCGATGGGCGTGTCCACCGGGCTCAGTGGGCGTGGCTAAGGGCTCTATAGGCTGGGCCAGAGGACAGCGTGATCAGGGCTCGGTGGGTGGGGTCATGGGCTCAGTAGGCGCCGCAGCGGCAGGTAGATAGGGCCTAGCTCGGTGGGCGGGGTGAGACGGCTCAGTGGGCGGGGTCACATCGCTAGGTAGATGGAGCCATATGGCTTGGTGGGCGGGGCCAGTGGGCGCTGTCGGGGGCGTGGCCAATTGGTAAGCGGGCATGGCCAATAGGGATCGGGTGGGGCCCCAGATGGCTCCGTGGGTGGAGCCTAGCTCGATAGGCGGGGCCAAGGGCTCAGCGACTGAGGACAGCCGTGCAGTGGGCGTGGCCTGTCTTAGTGAGCGTGGCCTGTTGGGGGGGGTGCGCATGGCCCACTGAAGTGAGCAAGGCCTCTACCAAGGGGCGTGGCCTGTTCAGATGGGCGTGGCCCGCCCTGGAGAGTGCCCGTCCCGGGGGCGTGGCTTGTCCGGGGCGATCGTCTACCAAGTGGGCGTGGCCTGTCCCGGGGCGGGGCGGAGCAGGCGCGCTGCCGCGGCCCGGGGTGCGCGTCCCGGCGCGGGGACTCAGCTCGTCGCGGTCCTGCCCCGCGTtctccgccgccgccgcagctCCTCGCCGCTCTCCTCCCGAGGGCTCCGGTAAGCCGCCCCCACTTCGCCCCCGCGCCCCCCTCCGCATCCCCGCCGAtcccggggcggggggagccggGGCCGCGCCTCGCGATTcccggggcggcggggctggggTCCCTCCCCCGGGCGTCCTCCCCTCCCCCGTTACTCGCGGAGCTTGCGCTCCCTTTGTCCGGGGCCGGTGACGCTGCGGGGACGGGGGGCTCCGCCCCATCCCCGGTGCCCGGAGCATCCCGGTCCGTCCCCGGTGCCCAGAGCATCCCGGTCCGTCCCCGGTGCCCGGAGCATCCCGGTCTATCCCTGTTGCTGGGAgcatcccagtccatccccgGTGCCCAGAGCATCCCGGTCCGTCCCCGGTGCCCGGAGCATCCCGGTCTATCCCCAGTGCTGGGAGCGTCCCGGTCCATCCCTGTTGCCAGGAACCATCCTGGTCCGTTGCTGGTGCTGGGAACCATCCCAGTTCATCATTGGTGCCAGGAGCATCCCACCCTGTCACCAGTCCCAGGATCCATCCTGGTCCATCCCCCATGCTGGGAACCATTCCAGTCTATCCCTGGTGCCCGGACCACCCTGCTCCATCCCCGGTGCCAAGAACCATCCTGGTCTCTTGCTGTTTCTGGGAACCATCCCAGTCCATCACCAGTCCCAGGAGCATCCCACCCTATCGCCAGTGCCAGGAACCATTCTGGTCCATCCCCCAGTGCTGGGAGCATCTTGGTCCATCACCAGTGCCAAAAACCATCCTGGTCCATCCCTTGTGTCATGAACCACACCCGTTCGCCACTGGTGCTAGGAGCATCCCACCCTATCACCCATGCCGGGAGCCATCCCGGTCCGTCCCTGGTGCTGGGAGCCATCCTGGTCCATCCTCAGTGCTGGGAGCCATCCTGGTCCGTCCCCGGTGCTGGGAGCCATCCCGGTCCATCCTCAGTGCTGGGAGCCATCCCGGTCCGTCCCCGGTGCTGGGAGCCATCCCGGTCCGTCCCCAGTGCTGGGAGCCATCCCGGTCCATCCCCAGTGCTGGGAGCCATCCTGGTCCATCCTCAGTGCTGGGAGCCATCCCGGTCCGTCCCCGGTGCTGGGAGCCATCCCGGTCCATCCCCAGTGCTGGGAgccatcccagtccatccccaGTGCTGGGAGCCATCCCGGTCCATCCCCAGTGCTGGGAGCCATCCCGGTCCATCCCCAGTGCTGGGAGCCATCCTGGTCCGTCCCCGGTGCTGGGAGCCATCCCGGTCCATCCTCAGTGCTGGGAGCCATCCCGGTCCGTCCCCGGTGCTGGGAGCCATCCCGGTCCGTCCCCAGTGCTGGGAGCCATCCCGGTCCATCCCCAGTGCTGGGAGCCATCCTGGTCCATCCTCAGTGCTGGGAGCCATCCCGGTCCATCCCCAGTGCTGGGAGCCATCCCGGTCCATCCCCAGTGCTGGGAGCCATCCCGGTCCATCCCCAGTGCTGGGAGCCATCCCGGTCCATCCTCAGTGCTGGGAGCCATCCAGGTCCGTCCCCGGTGCTGGGAGCCATCCTGGTCCATCCTCAGTGCTGGGAGCCATCCCGGTCCATCCCCAGTGCTGGGAGCCATCATGGTCCGTTCCCAGTGCTGGGGAgcatcccagtccatccctgTGGGCTGGCTCCAAGCGCTCCCTGCAGAGAGGGCACCCTCGCACCTACAGATGTCTCACACCTTCCAACCAGctgcttcctctttccttccccttccttttgtttttacatctGCTCCTGTCAGAGAATTCCCTATTCTCTTCTCTGGGAAGCAGGATCCCGAGGCAGGGCTTTCACGCCTCCCTGCTTACAACACACTGGGATGTGATGCATGGAGAACGTGGCCTTGTTACTCGGAGctgctcctccatcccaaaAACTATCCCGCTGGAGGCTCTTCCCATCTCCTACGCTGTTAGTGTCTCCGTGGAGGAGCCCGTGAGCGCAGCAAACTCAACGATTGCCGTCTCTAAAGGAGTCAATTCACAAAGGAGCAGGGACGGTGCTGTGAAAAGACCTGCAAAGTGtcaacagaaaagaataatcaTGGATcactggcccagggtgcccagagcagtggtggctgctccatccctggaggggttccaggccaggttggatggggcttggagcccctgagccagtgggaggtgtccctgcccatggcagggggttggatgggctttgaggtcctttccaacccaacccattccatggtttTATGGTTGCCAGCACCCAAACATCATAAAACTGGGAATTGTGTGCCCGACCTGGATTTCCCTGGAGTTTCTCTCAAGAGTTGCAGAActcagtttgttttcctgcacGTTGCGCTGCAGAACCAGGTGAAGGGCTCGTTCTACACCTGCAATCTTTACCTTTCGATGCATTTGAGAAGGTAGAGCTGAGTTGGCAAATGTGccgcagggctgggagcagcctgcTCCGATACATGATCCCTTGGGGAAGTATGAGATACTTAAACTGGGATTTTCTGACAGTGGCCCTCTGGGTTTTGCCCGGTTTCTGCGTGAAGGCATCTAGTCAGAGTGCCTAAAAGCcacaaaatgcctttttatgTTCCTCAGTTGTGCCGTGATCGGGTGGCTTTCAGGATTTTGATCAATATTGCAGCAGAGGAGACAAGAGGCAACTGGAAGGGTTTCTTCCAGTAAGGGTCAAAGGAAGGGGAAGCTCAGGGTtacatccctggaggtgctcaaggccaggttggatggagctttgatcaccctgatccagtgggaggtgtccctgcccatggcagggggtggaactggatgggctttggtgtcccttccaacccaatgcCCtccacgattctgtgattctctgttTCAGTGCAGCGTTTCTGAATTTTTACCATTTcttgaaagtaaaatatatatggAGAGAGATCAGCACTTGCAGCGCTGCCTGAAATTGTGGTTTTTGAGGCATCGTGTTTCTTAAGTTTCCTTCCCTCTTGTTTTCAGATcaaaaatgttcaaaacagGAAGTTTGAACCTTTTATTTTGTAAGCCCCGTCCCTCCTCAGGCTCGGTTTTGCCAACTGGGCTGTCAGTGCTTGTTGTTCACAACTTACCTTTGTGATTCAGCACCACTTAATTGATTGCAGCTCTCGTTTGACGGTTATTTGTCATTTACAGTGTTAAAtgctccctccctttcccattTCCCAACAGCCATGGCCATGACGGGCCCGACGCCGTGCTCGTCCATGAGCAACCACACCAAGGAGCGTGTTACGATGACAAAGGTGACACTGGAAAACTTCTACAGCAACCTCATCGCTCAGCATGAAGAACGAGAAATGAGGTAAAAATCTTTCTTGCTTCCTGTCCAAACCGGATAAGAGCCAAACCCATATGTCACCTGTATGTTGTCCTCTGGAGCCAGAGCAAAACCAACCCATCTTTGCTGAACGTATACCAAAACTCCTGGGATGGGTGCCCGGATGAGGTTTGGTGCAGATATCTAGGGACAGTTGCTGGGTTTGTGAAtcccagaggggtttaggatGGAGCTTTTTGagttcatagagtcatagaatcatagaatagtttggattggaagggaccttaaagatcatccggttccaacccctgccatgggcagggacacctcccactggatcaggggctccaagccccatccaacctggcctggaacccctccagggatggggcagccaccactgctctgggcaacctgggccagggcctcaccaccctcatagcgaagaaattcctccttacatctagtctaaatcttcccctctccagtttatacccgttgcccctcaTCGTATCACCCCAAGGA
This genomic interval carries:
- the LOC128854422 gene encoding parathyroid hormone 4-like, with the translated sequence MVLPQRSLQMVTFLAILFFACFATCQDTENRRAVTEHQLMHDKGRAFQGLKRLMWLHNALGSVHTASSRDISLSDATWDSQKSQDPSDLRRDETSSMMKQLMELIEKELGSPSLKQLDLLRYDKIPKGHWNPQDLFDLLQIKELGSKSNPSTQPQNSSH